The following are encoded together in the Eriocheir sinensis breed Jianghai 21 chromosome 28, ASM2467909v1, whole genome shotgun sequence genome:
- the LOC127004446 gene encoding organic cation transporter protein-like isoform X2, with the protein MGGAQNLEEAGDGAGDADTPLQQIESSSEGFQHILESVGGLGRWQWKLFILTSFCGIFTAFHNLAAVFLAATPDHWCHVAPLDSLGASHDLRNGSVPWEGGWKGQQSKYSSCLYYDRNWTGLVEEGLQEDDLPLLPTDGVPTLACQEWEYDHSTYETTAVEEWNLVCEDKYRMSLIQSTYMAGVLTGALVLSELSDKFGRRTISLISSVGFVISSIAIAFVTHYSLFLTFRFLVAAFGSGFFLPNFVILMETVGPEGRTIMGMLYQCFFSVGFMLLPIIAYFVNEWRALELCISVPSVLLLLNYWFLPESPRWLMTSGRSEEALTILRQVAKTNGCTMPPQAELDKIISNIEKERKGNWREKEPNLHQKLINFFRSTITLLSTKNMRRRCLIIFFAWFVVSMVYYGLTFSGGNINASPYLLVFLSGLVEIPSYFLVCWTLKKFGRRLNLCVLFLVCGTACLLILAVPKDMVWLNTTLATVGKFFNSAAFGVAYIYSAELVPTGVRNIAVGTSSVCARIGSALAPFIVDLLGTLHYAVPSTVFGLLSLAAGLLALLLPETGHSNLPESVEEVEQLPR; encoded by the exons ATGGGTGGCGCGCAGAACCTAGAGGAGGCTGGGGACGGAGCAGGAGACGCCGATACTCCCCTGCAGCAGATTGAGAGCTCTTCGGAGGGCTTCCAGCACATCCTGGAGAGCGTGGGAGGCCTCGGCAGGTGGCAGTGGAAGCTGTTCATCTTGACCTCCTTCTGCGGGATTTTTACGGCTTTCCACAACCTGGCGGCGG TGTTCCTCGCCGCCACTCCCGACCACTGGTGTCATGTGGCGCCCCTCGACTCCCTGGGTGCCTCTCATGACCTTCGCAACGGTTCTGTGCCATG GGAGGGCGGATGGAAGGGCCAGCAGAGCAAGTATTCCTCCTGCCTCTACTACGACAGGAACTGGACGGGCCTGGTGGAGGAGGGGCTGCAAGAGGACGACCTACCCCTCCTGCCCACCGACGGCGTGCCCACCCTCGCCTGCCAGGAGTGGGAGTACGACCACTCCACGTATGAAACGACAGCTGTGGAGGAG tgGAACCTGGTGTGCGAGGACAAGTACCGAATGTCGCTCATCCAGTCCACCTACATGGCGGGTGTGCTGACCGGCGCCCTGGTGCTCAGCGAACTGTCCGACAA GTTTGGGCGGCGCaccatctccctcatctcctcggTGGGCTTTGTCATCTCGTCCATCGCCATCGCCTTCGTCACCCActactccctcttcctcaccttccgcTTCCTGGTCGCTGCCTTTGGGTCCGGCTTCTTCCTCCCCAACTTCGTCATCT TGATGGAGACGGTGGGGCCTGAGGGGCGTACCATCATGGGCATGCTGTACCAGTGTTTCTTCTCCGTGGGCTTCATGCTGCTGCCCATCATCGCCTACTTCGTCAACGAGTGGCGTGCCCTCGAGCTCTGCATCTCCGTGCCCAGCGTCCTCCTGCTGCTCAACTACTG GTTCCTGCCAGAGTCCCCGCGTTGGCTGATGACGTCCGGCCGCTCTGAGGAGGCCCTGACCATCCTGCGGCAGGTGGCCAAGACCAACGGCTGCACCATGCCCCCCCAAGCCGAGCTGGACAAAATTATCTCCAACATTGAGAAAGAG CgcaaaggaaactggagagaaaaGGAACCAAACCTGCATCAGAAACTCATCAACTTCTTCAGGAGCACC ATCACCCTCCTGAGCACAAAGAACATGAGGCGCCGCTGTCTGATCATCTTCTTCGCCTGGTTCGTGGTCAGCATGGTGTACTACGGCCTCACCTTCAGCGGCGGCAACATCAACGCATCGCCCTACCTGCTGGTCTTCCTCTCCGGCCTGGTGGAgattccttcctacttccttgtCTGCTGGACGCTCAAGAA GTTTGGCCGTCGACTCAACCTCTGTGTGCTGTTCCTTGTCTGTGGCACTGCCTGTCTCCTCATCCTGGCCGTGCCTAAAG ATATGGTTTGGCTCAACACGACGCTCGCAACAGTGGGCAAGTTCTTCAACTCTGCTGCCTTCGGTGTGGCATACATCTACTCGGCAGAGCTGGTGCCCACGGGGGTGAGGAACATTGCGGTGGgcacctcctctgtgtgtgccagGATAGGCTCTGCACTTGCCCCCTTCATCGTAGATCTCCTG GGGACGCTCCACTACGCCGTGCCGTCCACCGTGTTCGGCCTGCTGTCCCTGGCGGCGGGGCTGCTGGCGCTCCTCCTCCCAGAGACTGGCCACTCGAACCTGCCGGAGagcgtggaggaggtggagcagctgCCCAGGTAG